One genomic segment of Rhizorhabdus phycosphaerae includes these proteins:
- a CDS encoding heparinase II/III family protein: MSDGPGFDDGVEPGRRLIRVEHDRSHSLAERVAGRLHALSWRTPVHNFRLRGRYPLKLLDVPVDPIEGLVRLGGAMLDGEIVWQGESVAIETFDFRPRTISAAFNDHLQSFAWLRDLSAAGPRLRVAPIAELLTRRWLENCGRQVHEAAWRPDLWGRRILFWGCHAPLIVSTDELRGPVLNTLSRGAKHLDRSAEKAAPGLPRVAAWAGVTAAGLLIPGGELRQLHGEQGLTRALEAALHPDGGIVSRSPVEQIDLVGLLAMLRKYYEMRGQRLPAPLLDALNRAVPPLLGLTMGDGGLSSWQGTAPIDGGRIDAVVAGSGIRGRPLRQSRDWGYQRLANGHTRIIVDAAPPPVSRFARNACASTLALEMSDGPWRLIVNCGGGRGANNALHPELAQALRSTAAHSTLVLADSNSTAVHDDGTLGKGVTEVEVERREDMQGSRIDMRHDGYVRRFGFAHRRVIQIGQGGRQVKGEDHLLPSGRRSKQTETSYAIRFHLAPDVDVSATADGSGALLRIAEGALWRFRASGGEVAIEDSIWIDSRGRPQSIRQLVIAGSVPAEGIEIGWSLLRSE, translated from the coding sequence ATGAGCGACGGGCCCGGCTTCGACGACGGCGTTGAGCCCGGCCGGCGCCTGATCCGCGTCGAGCATGACCGCAGCCATTCGCTCGCAGAGCGCGTCGCCGGACGGCTCCACGCTTTGTCCTGGCGCACGCCGGTTCACAATTTCCGGTTACGGGGCCGCTATCCGCTCAAGCTGCTCGACGTGCCGGTCGATCCGATCGAAGGGCTCGTACGCCTGGGCGGAGCGATGCTGGACGGCGAGATCGTCTGGCAGGGCGAGAGCGTCGCGATCGAGACGTTCGACTTCCGGCCCCGCACCATCTCCGCCGCGTTCAACGACCATCTCCAGAGCTTCGCCTGGCTGCGCGACCTGAGCGCGGCAGGCCCCCGGCTGCGGGTGGCGCCGATCGCCGAGTTGCTGACCCGGCGCTGGCTGGAGAATTGCGGCCGGCAGGTTCATGAAGCGGCCTGGCGTCCCGACCTGTGGGGGCGCCGCATCCTGTTCTGGGGATGCCATGCTCCGCTGATCGTCTCCACCGACGAGTTGCGCGGCCCGGTGCTGAACACGCTGAGCCGTGGTGCCAAGCATCTCGATCGCAGCGCAGAAAAGGCCGCCCCCGGCCTACCGCGCGTGGCAGCCTGGGCGGGCGTGACCGCTGCGGGACTGCTGATCCCGGGCGGCGAACTGCGCCAGCTCCACGGAGAACAAGGCCTCACCCGCGCATTGGAGGCGGCGCTCCATCCCGATGGCGGAATTGTAAGCCGCTCCCCGGTGGAGCAGATCGACCTTGTCGGCCTGCTCGCCATGCTGCGCAAATATTATGAGATGCGTGGCCAGCGATTGCCCGCACCGCTGCTGGACGCGCTCAACCGGGCCGTGCCACCGCTGCTCGGTCTCACCATGGGCGATGGCGGCCTGTCGAGCTGGCAGGGCACGGCGCCGATCGATGGGGGCCGGATCGACGCGGTGGTCGCGGGATCGGGGATCCGCGGTCGGCCGCTGCGGCAGTCGCGCGACTGGGGTTATCAGCGACTGGCGAACGGCCATACGCGGATCATCGTCGACGCCGCACCGCCGCCCGTGTCGCGCTTCGCACGCAACGCCTGCGCCTCGACGCTGGCTCTGGAGATGTCGGACGGGCCCTGGCGGCTGATCGTCAACTGCGGCGGCGGGCGCGGCGCGAACAATGCGCTCCACCCGGAGCTCGCCCAGGCGCTGCGCAGCACCGCCGCCCATTCGACGCTGGTGCTGGCCGACAGCAATTCGACCGCCGTCCATGACGACGGAACACTCGGCAAGGGCGTCACCGAGGTCGAGGTGGAACGGCGCGAGGACATGCAGGGAAGCCGCATCGACATGCGCCATGACGGCTATGTCCGGCGCTTCGGCTTCGCCCACCGGCGGGTCATCCAGATCGGCCAGGGCGGTCGGCAGGTGAAGGGCGAGGATCATCTCCTTCCCTCCGGTCGCCGCTCGAAACAGACCGAGACCAGCTACGCCATCCGGTTCCACCTCGCGCCCGATGTCGACGTTTCCGCGACGGCCGATGGCAGCGGGGCGCTGCTGCGCATCGCGGAAGGCGCGCTGTGGCGCTTCAGGGCGAGCGGCGGAGAGGTCGCTATCGAAGACAGCATATGGATCGATTCCCGCGGCAGGCCGCAGTCTATCCGCCAGTTGGTGATCGCCGGATCGGTCCCGGCCGAGGGCATCGAGATCGGCTGGAGCCTTCTGCGTTCGGAATGA
- the rpe gene encoding ribulose-phosphate 3-epimerase, which translates to MTQPVKISPSILSADFARLGEEVRAIDAAGADWIHVDVMDGHFVPNITIGPAVVKALRPHTTKPFDVHLMISPVDSFLEDFANAGADIITVHPEAGPHTHRTVQRIKALGKKAGISLNPATPAKMLDYLIEDIDLVLVMSVNPGFGGQSFIESQLRKIEAIRKMIDKTGKPIELEVDGGVDANTAPRVIAAGATALVAGTATFRGGPDCYAANIAGLRKG; encoded by the coding sequence ATGACCCAGCCCGTAAAGATCTCGCCCTCCATCCTCTCCGCAGACTTCGCCCGACTGGGCGAGGAAGTCCGGGCCATCGACGCGGCCGGCGCCGACTGGATTCACGTCGACGTGATGGACGGGCATTTCGTGCCGAACATCACGATCGGCCCGGCCGTCGTGAAGGCGCTGCGCCCGCACACGACCAAGCCGTTCGACGTGCACCTGATGATTTCGCCGGTCGATTCCTTCCTGGAGGACTTCGCCAATGCAGGCGCGGATATCATCACCGTGCACCCCGAAGCGGGGCCGCACACGCATCGCACCGTCCAGCGGATCAAGGCGCTCGGCAAAAAGGCCGGCATCTCGCTCAACCCGGCGACCCCGGCGAAGATGCTCGATTATCTGATCGAGGACATCGACCTCGTGTTGGTGATGAGCGTAAATCCGGGCTTCGGCGGGCAGAGCTTCATCGAAAGCCAGCTGCGCAAGATCGAGGCGATCCGCAAGATGATCGACAAGACCGGCAAGCCTATCGAGCTGGAGGTGGACGGCGGCGTCGATGCCAACACCGCGCCGCGCGTGATCGCGGCCGGAGCCACCGCTCTGGTTGCCGGCACGGCGACCTTCCGGGGCGGCCCCGACTGCTACGCCGCCAACATCGCCGGCCTCAGGAAAGGCTGA
- a CDS encoding TolC family protein, whose product MMRWLVTVLAAMAALLPAQVGAAPLTLEELLRSSAQHAPAILDAIAKQRQMEGRRLSAQGAFDLLFEADATSRLTGTYDGTIIEGKASQPLLSNGGGLYAGYRVSRGDFPIYEDKSFTNRLGEVKLGGYFALLRDRFIDDRRAKLSLAERDIDIAKLDRDMVAIGVQRRAIDAYQNWVAAGQRVAIYRDLLKLATDRQQSIEQQVKRGSRPEILATENRQNMIRREALLVRAEQDLAAAANALSLFLRDEAGTPVVVDRGRLPESFPTFRLPPTSALEGMPVSRPDLDAILVRLDQTRTRIQLAENEMSPRLDVRAETSKDIGPTGLGGSSRSPTETIVGLRFSVPLQRRQARGRIAEAEAEAESLALRRKLLTEQIQVEIRAFSIQVDATSKLVGLAADESRLANRMAEAERRRFQLGASDFLLVNLREESAADARLRQIDAEYRQAASRAELVAATVDREQLGL is encoded by the coding sequence ATGATGCGTTGGCTCGTGACGGTGCTGGCAGCAATGGCGGCGCTCTTGCCGGCGCAGGTGGGAGCCGCTCCGCTGACGCTGGAGGAGCTGCTCCGCTCCTCCGCACAGCACGCGCCGGCCATCCTCGATGCCATCGCCAAACAACGCCAGATGGAGGGCCGCCGCCTCTCCGCGCAGGGCGCTTTCGACCTGCTGTTCGAAGCCGACGCGACCAGCCGGCTGACCGGCACCTATGACGGCACGATCATCGAGGGCAAGGCCAGTCAGCCGCTGCTGAGCAATGGCGGCGGCCTCTATGCCGGCTACCGGGTCTCGCGCGGCGACTTCCCCATCTATGAGGACAAATCCTTCACCAACCGGCTGGGCGAGGTAAAGCTCGGAGGCTATTTCGCGCTGCTCCGGGACCGTTTCATCGACGACCGGCGGGCGAAGCTGTCGCTGGCGGAGCGCGACATCGATATCGCCAAGCTCGACCGGGACATGGTGGCGATCGGGGTCCAGCGACGCGCGATCGACGCCTATCAAAACTGGGTCGCCGCAGGGCAGCGCGTTGCGATTTATCGCGACCTGCTGAAGCTTGCGACCGATCGTCAGCAATCGATCGAACAACAGGTAAAACGGGGCTCGCGGCCGGAGATTCTCGCGACCGAGAACCGCCAGAACATGATCCGGCGCGAAGCACTGCTGGTGCGCGCCGAGCAGGACCTGGCGGCTGCCGCTAACGCATTGTCGCTGTTTCTGCGCGACGAGGCCGGCACCCCGGTCGTGGTCGATCGCGGCCGGCTTCCAGAGAGCTTTCCGACCTTCAGGCTCCCGCCGACGAGCGCCCTCGAAGGCATGCCTGTGTCACGGCCCGATCTCGATGCCATATTGGTGCGCCTCGATCAGACACGCACCAGGATTCAGCTTGCCGAAAACGAGATGTCGCCCCGTCTCGACGTCCGCGCCGAGACCAGCAAGGACATCGGCCCCACCGGGCTCGGCGGGTCCAGCCGATCCCCCACCGAGACGATCGTAGGCCTGCGCTTTTCGGTTCCCCTGCAGAGACGCCAAGCGCGCGGGCGCATCGCCGAGGCCGAGGCCGAGGCGGAAAGCCTTGCCCTGCGCCGCAAGCTGCTCACCGAACAGATTCAGGTCGAGATCCGCGCCTTCTCGATCCAGGTCGACGCCACATCCAAGCTGGTCGGCCTGGCCGCCGACGAAAGCCGGCTGGCGAACCGCATGGCGGAGGCCGAGCGCCGCCGGTTCCAGCTGGGGGCGAGCGACTTCCTGCTGGTCAACCTGCGCGAGGAATCGGCCGCCGACGCGCGGCTTCGCCAGATCGACGCCGAATATCGGCAGGCTGCGTCCCGCGCCGAGCTGGTCGCGGCCACGGTCGACCGCGAACAGCTGGGGCTCTGA
- a CDS encoding efflux RND transporter periplasmic adaptor subunit, with amino-acid sequence MPFKPEHIRHFHTLASLQPPRMARVIAWILSVAIGIIAILLFIVPWVQTSAGTGQVIALSPLDRVQPITALVPGRVEKWFVQDGQVVAKGDKIALLVDNDPNLIARLQAERAQVAAEVASVQQAIAVAQLDVNRSAQLFSEGLIARRDYEATQIKVAEQQAKLAESRAKLNRADLALNRQSALLVTAPRDGRIQSINAVAGATLVTAGSQLAMLAPETPARVIELMIDGRDIALVRPGRTVRLAFEGWPAIQFSGWPSVAQGMFDGRVRSIDPSAQATGLFRVIVEEAPGKAPWPAAAYVRVGAKVRGWIQMETVPLGYELWRQLNDFPLEFRRPAQESEAGYPSVATSKDQGK; translated from the coding sequence ATGCCCTTCAAGCCTGAACATATCCGGCATTTCCACACGCTCGCCTCGCTCCAGCCGCCGAGGATGGCGCGGGTCATCGCGTGGATACTGAGCGTTGCCATCGGGATCATCGCGATCCTGCTGTTCATCGTGCCCTGGGTGCAGACATCCGCCGGAACCGGGCAGGTCATAGCCCTGTCACCGCTCGACCGCGTCCAGCCGATTACCGCTCTGGTGCCAGGCCGGGTCGAGAAATGGTTCGTGCAGGACGGCCAGGTGGTCGCAAAGGGCGACAAGATTGCCCTGCTCGTCGACAACGACCCCAATCTTATTGCGCGGTTGCAGGCCGAACGGGCGCAGGTGGCGGCCGAAGTCGCCTCGGTCCAGCAGGCGATCGCGGTCGCGCAGCTCGATGTGAACCGCTCGGCACAGCTCTTTTCCGAGGGGCTGATCGCGCGGCGCGACTACGAAGCCACGCAGATCAAGGTCGCCGAACAGCAGGCAAAGCTGGCAGAATCGCGCGCCAAGCTGAACCGCGCCGACCTGGCCCTGAACCGCCAGTCCGCGCTGCTCGTCACTGCGCCGCGCGACGGACGGATACAGTCGATCAACGCGGTCGCCGGCGCCACGCTCGTCACCGCGGGCAGCCAGCTCGCGATGCTCGCGCCCGAAACCCCGGCACGGGTTATCGAGCTCATGATCGACGGCCGCGACATCGCGCTCGTCCGGCCCGGCCGGACGGTCCGCCTCGCCTTCGAAGGCTGGCCCGCGATCCAGTTCAGTGGCTGGCCATCGGTCGCGCAAGGCATGTTCGACGGGCGCGTCCGCTCGATCGACCCGTCGGCTCAGGCGACGGGCCTGTTCCGTGTCATCGTCGAGGAAGCCCCGGGCAAGGCCCCCTGGCCGGCGGCCGCCTATGTGCGGGTCGGCGCGAAAGTGCGCGGCTGGATCCAGATGGAAACCGTGCCGCTCGGTTACGAGCTGTGGCGCCAGCTCAACGACTTCCCGCTCGAGTTCCGCCGTCCCGCCCAGGAGTCCGAAGCCGGCTATCCTTCTGTCGCGACGAGCAAGGATCAGGGCAAATGA
- a CDS encoding ABC transporter ATP-binding protein: MVAGQKYGVRALGGWIKLVLAPDAGFLKIAAVYGVAISLLSLATPISVQLLINSVANTALPAPLFTLSLILFLLLALSGILSAIRIHVMARFERRWFARIVAEITLRAVHAQNPFFTDTLRGDLFNRYFDLMTVQKALPSLIIGGFTIALQGIIGLAVTSFYHPFFLAFNAVLVLLLFIVWQFWASGAISSAVEKSQAKHSAAHWLESVGSSNGFYKSSRHLTHAIQRSEALTAGYVAAHRKHFSYTFAQTIALLFIYALASATLLALGGWLIIRGELSIGQLVAAELILSGVFYGISQFGTYLEALYEFAAGLEELSLFWEIPQEQGQTGGTGPADGSVKLRGAEYGDHRFDFAIESGEQLVVMAAAGVEGSLSRLLKRHTLARRGMVLIGGGDISGFDMYRLRADIMVFDRPSFVEMSIRDYLRLAASGTQDGMIGVLETVDLAGRISSLEKGLDTIISSSGWPLSVGELMALKLAAALLARPKLLVLSPLYDLLPPDCLNRALDRLRESGTTVLQFTRRPEGIVRDGYLWIGATSQMRCETDADLMETAKREGSANALQA; this comes from the coding sequence ATGGTGGCGGGACAAAAATATGGCGTGAGGGCGCTCGGGGGCTGGATCAAGCTCGTCCTCGCGCCCGATGCTGGCTTTCTGAAGATCGCCGCCGTTTATGGCGTTGCGATCTCTCTGCTGTCGTTGGCTACACCGATCTCGGTCCAGCTGCTTATCAACTCGGTCGCGAACACGGCGCTTCCCGCGCCGCTGTTCACCCTGTCATTGATCCTGTTCCTGCTGCTCGCCCTGTCGGGCATATTGTCGGCGATCCGGATTCATGTGATGGCGCGGTTCGAGCGGCGATGGTTCGCGCGGATCGTGGCGGAAATCACGCTGCGCGCGGTGCATGCGCAGAACCCGTTCTTCACCGACACGCTGCGCGGCGACCTGTTCAATCGCTATTTCGACCTGATGACGGTGCAGAAGGCGCTACCCAGCCTGATCATCGGCGGCTTCACCATCGCCCTCCAGGGCATCATCGGCCTGGCCGTCACGAGTTTCTACCATCCGTTCTTTCTCGCGTTCAACGCCGTGTTGGTGCTGCTCCTTTTCATCGTCTGGCAGTTCTGGGCGTCGGGCGCGATTTCCAGCGCCGTCGAAAAGAGCCAGGCGAAACACAGTGCGGCGCACTGGCTCGAAAGCGTCGGCAGTTCCAACGGCTTCTATAAATCGAGCCGCCACCTGACGCATGCCATCCAGCGTTCGGAAGCGCTCACGGCCGGATATGTCGCAGCCCATCGCAAACATTTCAGCTACACCTTCGCCCAAACGATCGCCCTGCTGTTCATCTACGCGCTGGCCAGCGCCACGCTGCTCGCGCTTGGGGGATGGCTGATCATCCGCGGAGAGCTGTCGATCGGTCAGCTCGTCGCGGCAGAGCTGATCCTTTCGGGGGTCTTTTACGGCATCTCGCAGTTCGGCACCTATCTCGAAGCGCTGTACGAGTTCGCCGCAGGCCTCGAGGAACTGTCGCTGTTCTGGGAAATCCCGCAGGAACAGGGGCAGACCGGCGGGACCGGACCGGCCGACGGATCGGTGAAGCTGCGGGGTGCCGAATATGGCGATCATCGCTTCGACTTTGCGATCGAAAGCGGGGAGCAGCTGGTCGTCATGGCAGCCGCGGGCGTGGAAGGCTCCCTGTCCCGCCTTCTCAAGCGCCACACCCTTGCCAGGCGCGGGATGGTCCTGATCGGCGGAGGGGATATTTCGGGTTTCGACATGTACCGGCTGCGCGCCGATATCATGGTGTTCGACCGACCCAGCTTCGTGGAGATGTCGATCCGCGACTATTTGCGCCTGGCCGCATCCGGTACGCAGGACGGCATGATCGGCGTGCTGGAGACGGTCGATCTGGCCGGGCGGATCAGCAGCCTCGAGAAGGGCCTCGATACGATCATCTCCAGTTCGGGCTGGCCGCTCTCGGTGGGCGAGCTGATGGCGCTCAAGCTTGCGGCGGCATTGCTCGCACGCCCCAAGCTGCTGGTGCTGTCCCCGCTCTATGATCTGTTGCCCCCGGACTGTCTGAACCGTGCTCTGGACAGGCTCCGCGAAAGCGGAACGACCGTGCTGCAATTCACCCGTCGTCCGGAAGGCATTGTGCGCGACGGCTATCTGTGGATTGGCGCAACCAGCCAGATGCGCTGCGAAACCGATGCCGACCTCATGGAAACGGCCAAGCGGGAAGGATCGGCAAATGCCCTTCAAGCCTGA
- a CDS encoding hydrogen peroxide-inducible genes activator, whose translation MNPTLRQLRYLVALADHGSFTRGAAAEGVSQPSFSEQIHQVERLLNGRLVERGRRAILTPLGREAVAAARRVLLEVDNFLATARRSDDPLVGTIRLGVSPTLGPYVLPQVVARLHLVSPSLRVHVREGLPNKLTEHLLSGIHDVILVQLPVDGGNLHIESLFREPLLIAMAADDPLRGADNIGLDDLRGRGLLTLQPEYRMSDQIVALAAAADAQVLRDYEGTSLDAIRQMAGMGMGLALLPERYVRQEVREDDDVVVRPFAQGRYYREIGLVWRAGSGRAPAFLALADMLRQTIA comes from the coding sequence ATGAACCCGACCCTGAGGCAACTCCGCTACCTCGTCGCCCTGGCCGACCATGGCAGCTTCACGCGGGGGGCAGCGGCGGAAGGCGTGTCGCAGCCCAGCTTTTCGGAGCAGATTCATCAGGTCGAGCGGCTCCTGAACGGACGCCTGGTCGAACGCGGCCGACGGGCGATCCTGACGCCACTTGGGCGGGAAGCGGTGGCAGCCGCCCGGCGGGTCCTGCTGGAGGTCGACAATTTCCTCGCGACCGCGCGGCGGTCGGACGATCCGCTGGTCGGGACGATCCGGCTGGGCGTCAGCCCGACACTCGGGCCTTATGTGCTGCCGCAGGTCGTGGCGCGGCTGCATTTGGTCAGCCCTTCGCTAAGGGTGCATGTCCGCGAGGGCCTGCCCAACAAGCTGACCGAACATCTGCTGAGCGGGATCCACGACGTCATTCTGGTGCAATTGCCGGTGGACGGCGGAAATCTGCACATTGAATCGCTGTTCCGGGAGCCGCTGCTGATCGCCATGGCGGCGGACGATCCGCTGCGTGGTGCCGACAATATAGGGCTCGACGATCTGCGCGGACGCGGACTCCTCACGCTGCAGCCCGAATATCGGATGAGCGATCAGATCGTGGCGCTGGCAGCCGCCGCCGACGCGCAGGTCCTGCGCGATTATGAAGGAACCAGCCTGGACGCCATCCGGCAGATGGCCGGCATGGGCATGGGCCTCGCCCTGCTGCCCGAACGCTATGTTCGGCAGGAAGTCCGCGAGGATGACGACGTCGTCGTCCGTCCCTTTGCGCAAGGCCGCTATTATCGCGAGATCGGTCTGGTCTGGCGCGCCGGGTCGGGCCGCGCGCCAGCCTTTCTTGCACTCGCGGATATGTTGAGACAAACGATTGCGTGA
- a CDS encoding DHA2 family efflux MFS transporter permease subunit, which translates to MAPNDVPAETLRGGRLLAAGIILALANFMVVLDTTIANVSVPHIAGSLGISASQGTWIITSYAVAEAICVPLTGWLAMRFGAVRTFSVAMLGFGLFSVLCGVSTTLTMLVVCRVGQGLCGGPLMPLSQTLLLRIFPKEQHGQAMGIWAMTTVVAPVLGPILGGVISDNWSWNWIFFINIPVALFCAAGATIMLTKSETIRVKLGVDTIGLVLLILWIGALQLMLDLGREHDWFEDGFIVGLGIVAVIGFVVFVIWEVTEREPIVNIRVFRHRGFSVAVASLAFAFGTFFASAVIIPQWLQTSIGYTATWAGYTTAFTGVLAVFMSPVAAKLTEKYDPRAIVCFGILAMGLSCIPRAMWTSDADFWTLALPQLMQGFGLPFFIVPVTIIALGAVDPEETASAAGVMNFLRTMAGAVATSISTSWWDDSTRVARNDIVAKLQPADTQSILSSMGMTLDQALATIERLVDQEAAALATTQLFVASTAIFAMAALVIWLSPRPPADVDTSAAH; encoded by the coding sequence ATGGCACCCAATGATGTTCCGGCCGAAACGCTGAGGGGCGGCCGCCTGCTGGCTGCGGGAATCATCCTCGCGCTCGCCAATTTCATGGTCGTGCTCGACACCACGATCGCCAATGTCTCGGTGCCGCATATCGCCGGCTCGTTGGGTATATCCGCCTCTCAGGGCACGTGGATCATCACCTCCTATGCGGTAGCGGAGGCGATCTGCGTGCCGCTGACCGGGTGGCTGGCGATGCGCTTCGGGGCAGTCCGCACCTTCTCCGTCGCCATGCTGGGGTTCGGGCTCTTCTCCGTTCTCTGCGGTGTTTCGACCACCCTGACCATGCTCGTCGTCTGCCGCGTCGGCCAGGGCCTGTGCGGCGGTCCGCTGATGCCCCTGAGCCAGACCCTGCTCCTGCGCATCTTTCCGAAGGAGCAACATGGGCAGGCCATGGGAATCTGGGCGATGACAACGGTCGTGGCACCCGTCCTCGGGCCGATTCTCGGCGGCGTCATCAGCGACAACTGGTCGTGGAACTGGATCTTCTTCATCAACATTCCGGTCGCGCTCTTCTGCGCAGCCGGTGCGACGATCATGCTGACGAAGTCCGAAACGATCCGGGTCAAGCTGGGGGTCGACACGATCGGTCTCGTCCTCCTCATCTTGTGGATCGGTGCGCTGCAGCTGATGCTCGACCTCGGCCGTGAGCATGACTGGTTCGAAGACGGCTTCATCGTCGGCCTGGGGATCGTCGCGGTGATCGGCTTCGTGGTCTTCGTGATCTGGGAGGTCACGGAGAGGGAACCGATCGTCAATATCCGGGTATTCCGGCATCGGGGCTTTTCGGTAGCGGTGGCAAGCCTCGCTTTCGCCTTCGGAACCTTCTTCGCCTCGGCGGTGATCATCCCGCAATGGCTCCAGACGAGCATAGGCTATACCGCGACCTGGGCCGGCTACACGACCGCCTTCACCGGCGTGCTGGCCGTTTTCATGTCGCCCGTCGCGGCGAAGCTGACCGAGAAATATGATCCGCGCGCCATCGTCTGCTTCGGCATCCTCGCGATGGGGCTCTCCTGCATACCGCGAGCGATGTGGACCAGCGACGCCGACTTCTGGACGCTTGCCCTGCCCCAGCTGATGCAGGGATTCGGGCTGCCCTTCTTCATCGTGCCGGTGACGATCATCGCGCTCGGCGCCGTCGATCCGGAGGAAACCGCTTCGGCCGCCGGCGTGATGAACTTCCTGCGGACGATGGCAGGCGCCGTCGCGACCTCGATCTCCACCTCCTGGTGGGACGACAGTACCCGGGTCGCGCGCAACGACATCGTCGCCAAGCTGCAACCGGCGGACACCCAGTCGATCCTGTCATCGATGGGTATGACGCTGGACCAGGCGCTGGCGACGATCGAGCGGCTGGTCGATCAGGAGGCGGCCGCGCTGGCGACAACCCAGCTGTTCGTCGCCTCCACGGCGATCTTCGCCATGGCGGCATTGGTAATCTGGCTCTCCCCCCGGCCGCCCGCGGACGTCGACACCAGCGCGGCGCACTGA
- a CDS encoding RsmB/NOP family class I SAM-dependent RNA methyltransferase, with protein MNNSPPGTPTRLAALKLLDAVLRRGVPLEAAMDGACAELDRGDDRAFAHAIAAETLRRLDDLDRLIDSATERPLPPDSKARMLLRIALVQALALKTPDHAAITTVLPLADGGPRKLIHAVFSRTMREGTALPDPPHLPAAVAERWRQSWGNDAVEAARLSLGAPPPIDLSLKPGEDSALWAQRLDGISLQPGHVRIASGRRIVDLPGYDDGVWWVQDIAASLPARLAGAGEGRTVLDLCAAPGGKTMQLAAAGWRVTAVDQSEPRLERLRENLQRTGLSAAIHVADATDFAADTPFDAVLLDAPCSATGIFRRHPDVLHRATAAITRDAAELQHRLIAHAASLVAPGGRLIYAVCSLEADEGEQVAKGFLAGRPEWRIDPVHIDELPEGIAPDKVGRVRVRPGALADKGGGDGFFVARFVRSD; from the coding sequence GTGAACAACTCTCCTCCCGGCACCCCCACCCGCCTCGCGGCGTTGAAGCTCCTCGATGCCGTGCTGCGGCGCGGCGTCCCGCTCGAGGCGGCGATGGACGGCGCCTGCGCCGAACTCGACCGTGGCGACGATCGCGCCTTCGCCCATGCCATCGCCGCCGAGACGCTGCGGCGGCTCGACGATCTCGACCGGCTGATCGACAGTGCGACCGAGCGACCGCTACCGCCCGACTCGAAGGCGCGGATGCTGCTCAGGATCGCTCTCGTCCAGGCACTGGCGCTCAAGACCCCGGACCATGCGGCGATCACCACCGTTCTGCCCTTGGCGGATGGCGGCCCGCGCAAGCTGATCCACGCCGTGTTCAGCCGCACGATGCGCGAGGGAACCGCCCTGCCCGATCCGCCCCACCTGCCTGCGGCGGTGGCCGAGCGTTGGCGGCAGAGCTGGGGAAACGACGCCGTCGAGGCCGCCCGCCTGTCGCTTGGCGCCCCCCCGCCTATCGACCTCAGCCTGAAACCCGGCGAAGACAGCGCGCTCTGGGCGCAGCGTCTGGACGGCATCAGCCTGCAGCCGGGCCATGTCCGCATAGCCTCCGGGCGCCGGATCGTGGACCTGCCCGGCTATGACGACGGCGTGTGGTGGGTTCAGGACATCGCCGCGAGCCTCCCAGCGCGGCTGGCAGGAGCGGGCGAAGGGCGGACGGTTCTCGACCTCTGCGCAGCACCGGGCGGCAAGACGATGCAACTCGCGGCCGCCGGCTGGCGCGTCACGGCGGTGGACCAGTCCGAACCCCGGCTAGAACGGCTGCGGGAAAATCTGCAGCGAACCGGCCTTTCGGCTGCGATCCACGTGGCCGACGCGACCGACTTCGCAGCCGACACCCCGTTCGATGCGGTGCTGCTCGACGCGCCCTGTTCGGCCACGGGCATCTTTCGCCGACATCCCGACGTGCTGCACCGGGCAACGGCAGCGATCACCCGGGACGCGGCGGAGCTCCAGCATCGGCTGATCGCCCACGCCGCCTCGCTGGTCGCACCGGGCGGGCGCCTGATCTACGCGGTCTGTTCGCTGGAAGCGGACGAGGGCGAGCAAGTCGCCAAGGGTTTCCTGGCCGGGCGTCCGGAGTGGCGCATCGACCCGGTGCACATCGACGAGCTTCCGGAGGGAATCGCACCGGACAAGGTCGGCCGCGTACGCGTGCGGCCGGGGGCGCTTGCCGACAAGGGCGGCGGCGATGGCTTTTTCGTCGCGCGTTTCGTCCGGAGCGACTGA